In Oryctolagus cuniculus chromosome 18, mOryCun1.1, whole genome shotgun sequence, the DNA window GGGCGCAGAGCGGTTCCGTGAGCCGAGGTCCCGCCAGGGGACCCGAGAGGCCGCCCCTCCGTTCCCGCGTCCCCACCTTGTGCTAAcggtgccccctcccctgcccgcaGAGGTCGCCGATCGATTTTCTTACGGTCCCtgtatttttattcaatatagaGCCATTTAGGGATTCAGGCCATGGATAGCCAGCGTCATTGATCCCTGAATTTTAGttactgttattttttaagaGCAGAAAATTGACAGACATCTGTAAACAACAGAAGCCACTGTGATACCGGAGACTCGTTCTCCCCTACACGGGCAGGGGTTCAGGAATGCGCCGAGCCCTTCCCGGGAGCCCAGCGTGGCCAGGGGGCCTGATGCCTGGCGCTCAGCATCCCAAGGCCCCAGCCACGCGGGGTAAGGGCGTGACCCCCGCCCCTGCAGGGCATGACACTTGCCCATCCAGGGGGTGACACTCGCCCATCTAGGGCGTGACACTCTCCCATCCAGGGTGTGACCCCCAACCATCCAGGGCGTGACACTCGCCCATCCAGGGCATGACCCCCGCCCATCCAGGGTGTGACACTCGCCCATCCAGGGCGTGACCCCCAACCATCCAGGGCATGACCCCCGCCCATCCAGGGTGTGACCCCCAACCATCCAGGATGTGACCCTCAACCATCCAGGGCATGACACTCGCCCATCCAGGGCGTGACACTCGCCCATCCAGGGGGTGACACTTGCCCATCCAGGGCGTGACCCCCGCCCATCCAGGGCGTGACACTCGCCCATCCAGGGCGTGACACTCGCCCATCCAGGGGGTGACACTTGCCCATCCAGGGCGTGACCCCCGCCCATCTAGGGCGTGACACTCGCCCATCCAGGGCGTGACCCCCGCCCATCCAGGGCGTGACCCCCGCCCATCCAGGCGTGACACTTCTCAGGCCCTCTCCTGTAGCTCCTCACTCAACTCTCCTCCGTTCTCCTCCCAGGAAAAGAACCAGCGGCCCACCCATCTGGTGGGGGCCTTCCTGGCCTTCATCGGGGGCAACCTCTACTTCTGGCTGCAGCTGTACCTGTCCTGCTCCACGAAGGGCCTGCCCCGGCCTGGGGCCCCCTGGCTGCAGCCGCTGcgcctgggcctctgcagcctCTGCACCTCGCTCATCGTGGCCAGTATCCTTGGCAGGTGGGTCCCTCAGCCCTACTAGGGGCCCAGTATCCTTGGCAGGTGGGTCCCTCAGCCCTGCTAGGGCCCCAGTATCCTTGTCAGGTGGGTCCCTCAGCCCCGGCTAGGGGCCCAGTATCCTTGGCAGGTGGGTCCCTCAGCCCCGGCTAGGGGCCCAGTATCCTTGGCAGGTGGGTCCCTCGGCCCCGGCTAGGGGCCAGTATCCTTGGCAGGTGGGTCCCTCGGCCCCGGCTAGGGGCCCAGTATCCTTGGCAGGTGGGTCCCTCGGCCCCGGCTAGGGGCCCAGTATCCTTGGCAGGTGGGTCCCTCAGCCCTACTAGGGGCCCAGTATCCTTGGCAGGTGGGTCCCTCAGCCCTGCTAGGGCCCCAGTATCCTTGGCAGGTGGGTCCCTCAGCCCCGGCTAGGGGCCAGTATCCTTGGCAGGTGGGTCCCTCAGCCCCGGCTAGGGGCCCAGTATCCTTGGCAGGTGGGTCCCTCAGCCCCGGCTAGGGGGCCCAGTATCCTTGGCAGGTGGGTCCCTCAGCCCCGGCTAGGGGCCAGTATCCTTGGCAGGTGGGTCCCTCAGCCCCGGCTAGGGGCCCAGTATCCTTGGCAGGTGGGTCCCTCAGCCCCGGCTAGGGGGCCAGTGTCCTTGGCAGGTGGGTCCCTCGGCCCCGGCTAGGGGGGGCCCTGTGCTCCCCAGTTCATCTCCACACAGGCCTCTTGCCATCCCAGGCAGGAGTCTCCTTGGCGCCTTAAGTTCCCAGGTGTCTGAGGGCGCCCCCTGGGGTTGTGCGGAGAGAAGTGAACAGGACAATGCGGCGTGCCAAGGCGTGTAGCACGTGAGCGGTGAATATGGCAGGGTGGTCTGTGGGTATCAGCAGTCAGTTTGGGGTATCACCCAAGGCCGGGTGTCAGATGCTGTGGGGACGGCTTCAGGCAGGGCGAGACTTGACAAGAGGCCCATGGTGCCCTTGGTTCTGTTCCTACTCAGAAGCTCGAAATGGTCCCCAGGGGAGGATTTAACCCCAACTTCCCTGGCAAGCCACCAAAGCCCGCGGTTAAACATTCACCAGCAGCATTGGGTGGAGATGCGGCCGCGTCAGGATGAACGGTTGTGACAGGTGCtcagaggcaggaggggctgcGGCCTGCGCCTGTCTCATTTGTGGGGAGGCCAAGAGGGCGCCAGCGTTCAGAGGAGCGTGTCTGCCTGCAATAGTGGGCCAGTTTGCTTGGAATTCCTCCCCCAACATGGAGTCGCCTCTCTGATGGCCCACAGACTGGGAGGCGCAGAGTAGGGGGAAGGGCCGGCCCCTGGGCCAGGGCCTCCAGCACCTCTGGCCTGTGGCACCTGGCCGTGTCCCTGGGGGCCTGCAAAGACTCCTGGCCTTGCTGGGAGGTCAGCAGGATGGGGGGCACCGAGGGTACCCCCTCCAGGGAGCAAGTGAGGCTGGGCACTGCGGAGGGGCCGACAGCTCAGACGCCCGCATGCAGGCGACAGGGAGCCGGAGGGAGGGCGGCACCCCATCCTGGCACCCAAGGAGCGGGTGAAGGATGTCTGAGAGGACCTGGGAGGGCCCGGATGCAGCCcaagaggggcagggaggaggcagaggcgcAGAGGAGGGGCGGAGGGAGACGTCTCTGTCAGGGCTGCAGGCGACAGGCCGGCCGGCGGAGGGACTGCAGACGGGGCCAGATTTAGGGGAAAGGTTCCGTCTGTGAGTGTGGGGGGGCGCCCCACGCTGTGTGGGTGTGGAGGCATGGGGGGGCACCCCAGGGCACTGTGTTGGTGGGAGGCGGTGCTGGCTGGGCGTCCCCTGCGGGCAGGCAGGGGAACCCAGCGCCTTCTCAGTGAGCAGCAGGCAAGGCAGCAAGGCCATTCTGGGATGTCAGGGAGTGGTCCCCTAACGGAGGGGCCAGCGGTCCCCGCAGCCTCCCCCCggagccccccaccccttcctggctGTGACCCTTGACCCTGCGTGCAGTGATCGTCCTCTACACCTGGCCGCTGCGCTCGGCCTCTGCCGCCTGCGAGTGGGCGGCCGCCATGCTGCTGTTCCTGCTTTTCGGCCTCTTCGCCGTGGACTTCTCGGGCCTGGAGCGCTGCCGCCTGTGCCTCCAGCCGGGGCCCAGCCTCGGGCCCCCGCCGCCCTCCCCCGCCTCCTTGCAGGCCCACGCGCTGCCACAGGCGCTCTGACGACGGAGGCTGCGGCCCTGAGATGAACCCTGGGGCTCTCCGGGCCGGCTGGAGGGGGCGCACCGCTGACCATTGCACTCTGGGGCCCGGTACCCTGTGTGTGGGGCGGCCTGGGACAACTGGCcagagccggcaccgtggtgtCGCCGGCCCCGCCATCTGGCCCTGCCCCTGTGGTCAGAGGCGCCCGGCGAGCACGAGGCCAAGGCCAGCTGTCCCTGGTGGAGCTATTTATTATTGTGGCGGAATCAGAGACACGGACGCAGGCAGGATCACGCGAAACCAGAATTCCTTCCAGGAGAGCAAATCCGTACAGAAGgtcgtgggggaggggcggggaggacaGGGGGCGGGCCCGGGAAGGGGGAGTTGGGGATGACAGGGACAGAGGGCCCTGTCCGGATCTGCTAAGCCACCCCAACCAGCTCccgtccctcccccaccccaccccaccccgtagagagatcaataaataaaataataaattaatcaataaataaaatagaaacgaCTCCCCCGCCCCTGTTCCCCCAGAACCTCCCCCCACTGGGCACGGCCCCTGGAGCCCCATCCCTGCAGGGCAAGGCCGGTGTGTGTCCCCCCTCCCGTCATACTCCTTGGGCCTTATTTACAGATTCACAgttggggggcagggaagggggaggaggggccccctccctccccggccccctGGGGTCAGGGCAGAGGGGTCCCGTtggtggccaggagcttcttgtccTTAGGTGGGCCTCGGCGGGGAGAGCTGCTCAGCTCGGGGTCTGGGCGGCCGGGCGGGGGCTGCAGGCTTCGGGGTGGGGTGCCGGCAGGCCGGGTCTGAGCCCCGTTCTTCTCgtctgcagggagagggaggtatCCTCGCCCTGGCCGGGAGTCAGTAGCCCCGGGATGGCGGCCGTCCCCTTCTCCTTATCCCAGCTCCTTATCGCTGGCTCCCGGAGTCCCACAAGTCCGGGGACACACCCTGGCTCCCGGAGTCCCACAGTCCCGGGGACACACCCTGGCTCCTTATCATGGGCTCCAGAGTCCATCCAGGCACAGGCTAGGTGTCCCCAGCTGGGGGGCAGAGGGGCCTCGCTGCCATAGCAACGTCTGTTTTCAGCACACTCTGAGGCCggcccccaggcctctgcagaCTGAACTGGGGGACGCAAGATCACCTCCATCGTTAGCTCCCTtgctgttaactctgactttcaaataagtaaataaatcttaaaataaataaagactggTGCGTAATGGTGCGGCCCGTTGGGGGGCCCTGGTTGCTAAGGTCAGCTTTCCTTGGTAACAGGGTCCAGTGGGCCTAATTTGCTGTCTGGTTGCCCctagcaaccagaacagaacgcGGGTTTCTCCCACCTGGGCACTGTGGATAACCCCGTCGGGGCGCCCTGAGCACTGCACAGCAGCCCTCGCCCCtcgccctccccagcctgggcgGGCCAGGTGGCCCCAGGGCCCTGACCCTGGAGGCGCTGAGGTCTGCAGCCGGGGTAGGGTCAGAGGGGGCGTGGCCTTGCTGGCACCAATGGGGGAGGAGCCCTGGGGCacagcagcctggagccaggaaagaCCAGACACAGCATAGCCCTGGGGACACCTGACGTCAGGCCAGTGGGAGCTGTGGCCTGCTGGTCATAGAGCTGCATTGTTCCGGCCACCAGAAACCAACACGGGgcggtaccgtggctcactaggctaatcctccgcctgtggcgccagcaccccgggttctagtcctggtcggggcgccggattctgtcctggttgcccctcttccaggccagctctctgctgtggcctgggaaggcagtggaggatggcccaagtgcttgggccccgcaccccatgggagaccaggagaagcacctggctcctgccatcggatcagcgcagcgctggccatgacagccatttggggggtgaaccaacagaaggaatacctttctctctgtctctctctctcactgtccactctgcctgtcaaaaaaaactcTGCCAGTTAAAAAAACCAACACGGCCAAGACTGGCCCTGTCAGGGGTCACCGCGCCCAAGCACAGGACCTGACTCCGGGGCTCCGTTCTCCGGCTGCTGGTCAGAGGGGACcggccctgggaggctgtggcgccctccgcccctcccctcgCTGTTGCCGGTTGCTGGGGCAGCACCTGCTGTTTTCAGTGTCCCTGTTTCCGGCCCGGAAATCACGGGGCCGCGCCGCGAGGGGGCAGCCCTCCTGGATGTCACTGGTGCCCTTTCAGAGGCCCCAGGGAGCTCCCTCACCTCTGCCACCACGGGAGGGTGAGAGGGCGCCATCCACCAATGGGAAAGTAGGGCCGGGCCAGGCACGGGTGGCGGCCCCTCCCTCGCATCCAGGGCTCCAGGCCCAACCCTGCCTGTCAGTCATCTCCAACCACCTGGCCCGTGGTATTTTCTTCTCACAGCCGAACAGGCCAAGACGCTTTAGCCACAAACCCCAGCTGGAGCTCGGCCTCTCCCCGGCCCCCGGTTGCTAGGGAATTCCACTCCTTGGCAACTAGGGCTTAGCCCCCCCAACCGAGCTTCCCACTGCCCTGGTTGCTAAGGACCACTGGGCCCGGGTGACCCGGCCAGTGCACAGGACTCCTGCAGATGGCGCCACCTGCTGATCCCCACCGCAGACGGAAGGCGGCACGCAGAACCCCGGGggtggctggggtcctgagccctCGGGCCTAGACGCCCCCTTCCCCCCCAGCACGGGCTCCCGTCCTGGCGAAGCTGCTCACAGCTCTGCAGGTCGAGGCCTCAGCAAGACAGCCGCCCCTCCCCGACGCCCACCTGCCAGGGCCTGCACGGAGGGCTGGTCGTGCGTGCTGAGCAGCTGAGCCTGGATGGTCTCCACCACGCGTTTGAAGCGGCGGCTGGGGCCTGCGGGACAGAGGGGTGGGACAcgcacagggctggggcagggacggACCCCCAGCCGCAGAtccagcccctcctcccggcCGCCACTTCCCACCCGGTCCTGCAAGTGGGTCTGTGCAGCTTCGTAAGGAACAATGTCGACCCCGGGCAACTGATCTCTGAAGCCTATTTCAGGGCGCGTTCCCGTGCACGGGCCCACTCCCTGAACGTGCACAGCGGCCGGGGACCAAGGCTGGAGCCGGAACTCAATGGAGGTCTGGcacgcgggtgctggggcccagcttCGTGAGCCatgcctgctgcccccagggtgcgcatctgcagggagtgggagtgggaggggaccCGGGCTCAGTGGGCCACGTGGAGGTGAGACCGGTGCCCCGAAGCCGCGCCTCAACCCTTCACAAATGCCTACCCCTGGGTTCTATTTAAATAGGTGCTGGCGCTTGTTAGTGTCTCATCCAGGCCCTGGAGATCCAGAAATGTAGGAAACGTAaatgagagaggggaaaaaacccTTAAAATTCAGAAATGTCTGCTTATTAGCAGAAGCGGGGGATGAAAGCCACCACTTGTTCTGGGGATGGACCCCGGGCATGACGCGAAGGCTGGGGACAAGGAGAGGACAAGGCTGGGGACAAGTCATTCAAGCTCACTGTCAGACTCGGGACTGCGCCGAAACGGAGGCGAGGCATTTCTGCGGTCTCATCTCTtgtggcaacttttttttttaagccattttttgctttccaatttgagagacagagcgacaggcagatcttccctctgccggtccactcccccaaatgcccacacacgGCCACGACTGGGCTGGGTTGATGCCAAGAgcagggaactcaacccaggtctctgatgtgggtggcaggagcccaggcactggagccatcagCACCGTCCAGGTCTCTGCCGGCAGGAGGCTGGACagggggctgaagccaggcccaGACTGGCACTCTGGAGTTAAAGTTCCGGAGGCTAAAGCTGAACTCCAGGAGGAAGTGCTGAGATTGATTGGTGATGTCTACCCCGGGGGCAGGACTGGTGTCTCGAGCAGCATGCCACGACTCTGCCCTTCTGATTTACAAGCTTAAAGTAGTGGcaagagggccggcactgtggcacagcgggttaacaccttggccttaagcactggcatcccatatgggcgccggctcaagacccggctgctcctcttctgatccagctctctgctatggcctgggaaagcagtagcagatggcccaagtgctggggcccctgcacccacgtgggagacccagaagaagctcctggctcctggcttcggattggtgcagctccggccgttgcagccatctgaggagtgaaccagcagatggaagacctctccctctctctgtccctcctctctctgtgtaactctgactttcaaatacaataaaaataaataaatcttaaaaaaaaaaaaaagtagtggcaAGAGGTCTGCTCTCTTGCGCGATCAGGAGTGCGGTTATGTCTCCAGGACTCGATTCCGGCTCCGTAACCTGGGCGCTCACTGACACGGCTGAGGCTGCTTGGCAGTTTCCGTGGAAACAGGCGTTCATCACTTACCGCCTAAACACCCATTAAATGTTGCCGGAACGGCCAAGGGACGGGTGTGGGGGTCTGCGGGAGGTGGGCACTCATGGAGTCAACAGCCAAGCCCTCactgctcccctgccctgggccacgCTCCTCGCTCAGGGTCGGAGACGGGGACTCACCAGAGATGAGAGTGAAAGTGACCGAGTAgatgccgccgccgccgccgtcccgTCGGGGGGAGGGCTCCGGGCCCTCGGAGGAGCTGATGTCCACCTGGAAGCGGACGGGCTTCTGGAAGACGGAGGGGCCGCCGCTGGCCTTGTACTCGGCCCTGAAGCTGGTCTGGGACAGCACACTGTGACTCAGGCTGGGGATCTGCGGAAGGTTGGGACACGGGGCAGGCTGAGCCCAAGCAGGCCAGACCATCCTGCAGCCGGCTCTGCCCCAGGAACTACAAGTCCCAGCAGCCACGTCGCgggaagagtgacagaaaaggcCTTGGGGGGCCCCACTGCCTGCTGGGACTTGTAGTATTCTCGATGCTGGTATCTCAGGGAGGACAAGCCCTCTTgccccccagctctggctggaaaGCTGCAGTCCCACCAGCCCGGGGAAGCCAGGCCGTGTTGAGGCTGTGAGCCCCGGGGCcgccgggcggcggcggccaggGACGCAGGCCCTCACCGACAGGAAGGCGTGGACGATGTCCGCTTTGATGCTGCTGAGAGGTTTGTCCTTCAGCACGAGGAAGATCTGCTCTTCTTTGTCCAGGGAGATGAAGTTCCCGAACCAGGACCGCTTGGCCAGCCTGGCGGGAGGAGAGGGTCAGCGGGGCTCTGGGGTCAGCCTCCCCGGCCCTGGCCGCCCCTCGCGCCACACTCACTCCGGAGAGGACTCTGGCGTCAAGCTGGACATCTCCTCCGCGGTAGGGACTGGATGGGGCGGGGGAAACGTGGTCAACGCCTGCCCCGCCTCCGGAGCCAGCCCTCacctcctcctggctcccagaccCCCGAGCCTGTTCACCTGAACCCCACCTGGCTCGGAGCCTGTTCACCTGAACCCCACCTGGCTCTGTGCTTGTTCATTTCCGGGTGGccgaaccccccccccccccgccgcctccTGTTTCTCCTAGGGAGGGCCAACTGGTTAGGCCACGCCCCTTGAGGCGGGGCTCGTGAAGCCATGGACCAATGGGAAGGTGATGCAGCCCACAGCAGGGCACGCCCGGAAGcggcccctcctctctccccagcatGGATTTCTGCTCTGACACTTCTTTCCACACCCTCCTCTCCAGGAACGCGAGGCCCCAGCGCGGTCGTCCCCAGAAGCCCCTGCGTCCTGCAGAGACCCCGTACCCTGCATCTTGCGCCGATGGAAACGCGGGGAGCCCAGGAAGCTGTTCCGGATGGAGTTGAGACGACTCCTCCAGGCGGCTCCCCCGACGCCGCCGCCTGGGCTGGGGGGCGGTGTTGTCCCGGGGGTCCCGGTTGGACTGGCTCGGGGCGTGTGCAGAGGCGAGTGCAAGGGGGTGCCCCCCGAGGAGCGCGGGGAGCCTGGAGGGCCGGGCAGGGGTGTGGAGCGGGCgcttgggggcgggggctgctccccggcgcccccacccctggggcccCGAGAAGGCAGCGTCTGCGTTTTGGAAGTCGGAGAGCCCCCGCCTCGGGCCTCGTCTCCAGCCCCGGGTTCCGGCGAGAAGGAAAAGACAGGACTCTGTGGAGAGGCGCGGACAGGTGAGGACTACAATGCCCAGGAGACTCTGGGAGCCCCACTCGCCCGCCTTCGCAGAGCCTGGCCCCGAGGCTTGCTGGAACTTGTAGTACAAGTAGGCCCCACGGCCAGCCCCACGGCTAACAGGGCTGGGCCTCTTCCCGGGATGCTCAGCGCCCAGCAGAGGGACcggtacacagcaggtgctcaattaAATGAATGGGCCACCTGAGGGTGTGGTTCCTCGGGCTCACTTCTGGGGCAGCGATAGGGCACCCCGTACCCCTCCAGCTCGCAGGGTCCCGCCCTTACCCTTGGGCTGCTCAGAGGGCTGGAGGACAGGCCGGTGGACGCCCCACTGACGCTGCGGGACCTGCTCGCAGgacggagggagagacaggcgTCAGGGGTGCGGGTCCGAGCCGCAGCCCCCTCGGTCCCGCAGGCCGTGCAggcggaggcggggcggggccggaaCCTCAACTGTGGCCCGCCCGGGCCGGGCTCCCACCTCTGGCTGTGCTGAGCCATCTCCAGGGCCCGGCGCGTGGGCACCGGGGAGCCGCCACCGCCCGCGTCCGTGACGCTCAGGACCTCCATGGACTTGCGTTCTGGCCGCCGCTTCCCGTGCCGGCTGAGCATGGGGGAGTCCACGCGCTTCCGGGGCGGGTCTGAGGACGACAGTGTCCACGCTGGGCCCCCCGGACGCCGCTGTGCGACCGCACACAGGCGGGGAGACGGGGCCCGAGCGTGCAGGGGTCGCCCTGGACGCCGGCGCTCGCGGCCCCTCCTCCCTCGGGAGCCCCAGGGGTCGACCCCCAGCCTCGCCTGCGCACCAATATCGTTCCGGGGAGGCAGATCCTGGTCCTCGCAGCTGGGATACCGCTCCTTCCGGTCCAAAAGCAGGTAATAGATCATCTTCTCTTGGTTTTCCCTAAGTGCGGGtttggggaggcaggagggggctgCCGTCAGCACCCGCAGGAGACACGAGT includes these proteins:
- the TMEM150B gene encoding modulator of macroautophagy TMEM150B isoform X2, with the translated sequence MWSSLSVLPVFLALWGTLGIWIVFAIAVNNHTVDLAQGFPYISLCGSFPPQSCIFSQFLNMGAAMAACICVLRHHQLRDWGARTWLNRLILWTGLLCALGTSMVANFQEKNQRPTHLVGAFLAFIGGNLYFWLQLYLSCSTKGLPRPGAPWLQPLRLGLCSLCTSLIVAMIVLYTWPLRSASAACEWAAAMLLFLLFGLFAVDFSGLERCRLCLQPGPSLGPPPPSPASLQAHALPQAL
- the BRSK1 gene encoding serine/threonine-protein kinase BRSK1 — encoded protein: MSSGAKEGGGGSPAYHLPHPHPHPPQHAQYVGPYRLEKTLGKGQTGLVKLGVHCITGQKVAIKIVNREKLSESVLMKVEREIAILKLIEHPHVLKLHDVYENKKYLYLVLEHVSGGELFDYLVKKGRLTPKEARKFFRQIVSALDFCHSYSICHRDLKPENLLLDEKNNIRIADFGMASLQVGDSLLETSCGSPHYACPEVIKGEKYDGRRADMWSCGVILFALLVGALPFDDDNLRQLLEKVKRGVFHMPHFIPPDCQSLLRGMIEVEPEKRLSLEQIQKHPWYLGGKHEPDPCLEPAPGRRVAMRSLPSNGELDPDVLESMASLGCFRDRERLHRELRSEEENQEKMIYYLLLDRKERYPSCEDQDLPPRNDIDPPRKRVDSPMLSRHGKRRPERKSMEVLSVTDAGGGGSPVPTRRALEMAQHSQRSRSVSGASTGLSSSPLSSPRSPVFSFSPEPGAGDEARGGGSPTSKTQTLPSRGPRGGGAGEQPPPPSARSTPLPGPPGSPRSSGGTPLHSPLHTPRASPTGTPGTTPPPSPGGGVGGAAWRSRLNSIRNSFLGSPRFHRRKMQVPTAEEMSSLTPESSPELAKRSWFGNFISLDKEEQIFLVLKDKPLSSIKADIVHAFLSIPSLSHSVLSQTSFRAEYKASGGPSVFQKPVRFQVDISSSEGPEPSPRRDGGGGGIYSVTFTLISGPSRRFKRVVETIQAQLLSTHDQPSVQALADEKNGAQTRPAGTPPRSLQPPPGRPDPELSSSPRRGPPKDKKLLATNGTPLP